A window of Aptenodytes patagonicus chromosome 1, bAptPat1.pri.cur, whole genome shotgun sequence genomic DNA:
caaaatacttcagttttccaGCTGGATCTGGAATTatctgcaagaaagaaaatgaaaatgttagtcTAAAAACAAAGCCACGCAAACACACAAACTATAAAACCAGAACAGCATAGTATTGCACAATATGATGCTAAGGCCAACCCACAAGCAACACTGAAGAGTAATTTATCAGTTGACTTGATACTAGATTACTCTTTACCTCTAAAGGTACCTAACAGCAGTAAGCAGAAAGATTTAACTAACTGGGGGAAGAGAGAGTGCAGCCTACCAAAGGAAGAATTTGGACAGTTGGGAGCACGTCCTTCTATGTTGTTTGCCCCAAACCCCAGATACTTTAATAAATTAACGCCTGTAATCCAGAGTCTTAGAATTTACTTACAGTTCTTCCCTTGGCCACCACACTCTCATGGCTTCCTCTGGTTTGATCTAATTAAATCAAACACATTTAGAAGGCATGGCTACATCTTCGAGAAAGTCTTTTGGAACTGCTCTGCTATTTAAATTATCTGCATCTTTTGCACGGAGGATAAAGAGAATGCTTATGTATGGTTTTAGATCTTTAAATTGGCAGCATTGGAGCTGTTAATCTCGGCATTGTAAGgcttttttagaaaatatgttaATGTCATATTATTTAGGTAATCCGTGGTTACAGAGGGCAGAACGTTTCAGTGCCAAAATATGTCTGTTAGGCCAGCCTCTTTCATTTTACAGTCTTAACATCCAGCTTCCCCCACTAAGACACTCTTCTGCTAGCTTGAGAGGGGTGACTGCTAGCCTCAAGTCATCCTGGGACGTTTTCACATCCAGCAAAGAAACATGGTTTAACATTCCACTGTTTTTACTATCAATTACAATGCTCGCTACTCTGCTTAGAGGCTGCTGGGACCTGCTTTTTGTCGAGACAGCTCTTAAACAACAATGCTCTGTCATCACCAGATGGTTCAGAAGAAAGCCACATGCTCAAATAAATGACAGTGATCTCATCTGAACTAGGCGGCTCAGACCTCTAGTGAAAGTTTCATTATTCTGCTGAGGCTTGGTCCAAGCTCAGAGAACACAAACGAGTTCAGTGGGTGTTAATCCGAACCCTAGCTCTTCTGCTTGTAGTCACGTGTAGGCGAGTAGTAACAAAGGAGGAAGAGCTACTGCGCAGCAAAGCAGTGCTCTCTGCTGGAGTTCTGATAGTGGCACACGAGCTCTGTCAGATACTGCGGCAGCCGGGGAACCTGGGATCCACAGTAAGACGCAACAGAGCAAAGAATTTATATGGACAAATAACCGAGAAGATAGGACAAACTCAAGAGTTTCCAACTTCCTCTCATCAGgtgttaacaggaaaaaaagtttttgatCACAAACTCATTGCCGCTCAAGAGAGTTTTGTTCATACACAAGGAATTTGAAACAAACGGAATATGTCTAGTGTGAGGGAAACGAGCTCCTAATGAAATCAGTAGTAATCCAAAAGCTGTAACTGTAATAATGTGAGTTTACTCATATCGTCTCGTTGAAAGTTGCAAAGACTTTGGATTTGGCTTTAGTGGAAATGATGACTGAGTGCTTTCTAGTAGTACATGCCTTTAAATATAAACAGTGACTTACTGTTTCACTGCCAGGTTTCCAACCAGCAGggcaaactgggaaaaaaaaaaaaaagagacaaagttagtaaaagtatttttaCGCACACTTACTTTTGTGGacttaatattctttttctgaacttGAAGTAAAACAGCACACAAGTGTCACATGTAAATATCTGCAACTATTAAATACGCAGTTTTCTTTATACATGGGATGGTGTCGTAACAGTTTATACCTGATACCACCTACCACTTCTGTTAACTGGAAACCGCGTATCTCTGGATGGGTGTCTATGCCTTGGTTCAATTCTCGTGCCCTTCTAGACAAAGTACTGGCAAAGCAGTATCTGAGAATGAACACCTATTCTAGTAGAAACAAAAGTTTCATGATAAAATTTAGGTGAGCACACAGAGACCtacctttctttctttaaaaccaaTGCTAGGGGGAATTTTTTAGCAAAGAAATCAGTTTAAAGATTCCACAAGAGACTGAGTGATTTTATTTGAAGCCTCGCTCAGGAGTCAAGGGATTATAGCATGCGGTTAGCGTGCAGCGTGGCTGAGAGCCCTGTGACCACCTGTACAGCTGCACATTCTGGAGTGAAGCTCTTGCATGCTCAGAGCTCTCCCTCTGAGGCTTTAGCCCAATGAGGTGTGCCATATTACGCTGCTTTAAGGCATACTCTCAGGCAAAATACCACAAATGCAATTAGGAATTGTggagaactttttttcctgttctgtgcaAAGAATCCAAGAAGGCGTCTAGGGAGGCTCTCCTCAGCATTCATGCAAAAGCTGGTGAGATTCCAcgtacagctggaaaaaaaatgtggtacTCTGGAAACACACTGCAGATCAATATTCCATAAGACAGATTTGTAACTAAGTAAGAGAGGTTAAATTTCTGTAGTCAAATGTGCGTAGCCTAAGTATCagcatttatctttttaaatcTGTACAGCGGAGCGTAATAATGACTTGTACCTTCAGATAAAGGTACTTTCAAATGCCAGGTGAAATTGAGTTGAAATGGAAGTTAAGCTGCTGAACATGTgtattaatatttaaacaaatctttaaaacaatgaatgtgtttatttaaacacattagttaaagaaatgtgaaaagctcACCCTATGCTTGAACTGGGGGGATAGGAATTCTTGAGACAAAGTAAATGATCTGAAGCCAGTGAAAGCTTCTTTGTCAGGGGAAGATGATCACATAGCACTTGCAAAGAAAACACGAGTCATGGCGGTCTAACTTTCACAGTATCACCATGTACCTTGACATGAAGCACCCTCAATTACTTGTCACAGATCCTCAGTGAACGACACAGGACAAGGATGGCCTGCATCTCAATTATTTTAGTATGTCAAAATGTACTGAAATATCGGGCCCGATTCTTCATGGCCTCATATTTTGTACAGATTCATACTTGTGACAGATGGTACACAATGCCTTAATTCAGACTAAGGAATGCTTTGTGCTCTGCATTCTCATGGGTGTGAAGCAAAATGTGAATTACTACACTAGAAACAACCTATGGAGGTACCAGGACCACAGACTCTTGTAGCAGGGCAATCAAACCACGTCACTCACTGCATGAGGCTAGTCTCTAATGCTACTGAGCACCTTTCTTCCAAAAAGCTACAAATACAGCTTCCAGTCTAAGTAAAACAATCTTCAacatgaaagtatttaaaagagcACCTTCTCCGTGTTTGTCTGTGTATTGGAATGCTTGTACTAAACGAAGCGTTTCATCCACCGATCTCCCAACAGGAAGGTCATTCATCGTGATCTGTCGAAGGATTCTCTTATTGTCAATAATGAAAAggcctctgtgaaaacatttttttgtgtgtgttaggAAACAGAACTAATTACAGTGTTGTGTTTACATACTATTTTATGTCTGTTGGGTGGGAAGAATTTGATCTCTGCAAACACCATACAATGCCCACCACTTCAGAATACCACCAACCTACTATTCTTTACCTGGGGTATCAGATGACACGAGCTGACGGCaagttaaaaccaaaaaaggaTAGTTCTTTGCAGAACATAAAACTAAGCTTTGGCAGGCCCTGCCAGGGCGTGTTGCAGATGCTATGACGTTACAGGGATCCCAAAAGCAACTAATCAAGTTTATGAAAGATGTCTCTCTTGAGGCCATTGGTTACCCTTAGACTTGACTCCACTTGGACTTGGGAGTTCCCTGAGTAACTGCAGTTCTGGGGTATTCTGCGTGGTTGCCCTGCCCTAAGTATCTGCTGATGACTGCTGTTAAACAGGATATTAACCTCCACCCCGTTCTGACTCATTATGGctatttttttgtgttcttcaaTATATATTTTGTCTCTCAGCATGAATCCCCAAGTAAAAACTGCTctcaaagaaaaatttcaaatgctTCTTTAGATATAAAGTAGTAAGTACTACTCCAGCAGAACAAAATGAACTGTAACCAAGTGAAATACCTAAGTGCGTGCCCTTGGTCTTCCAGATATACACCATAATCCTTTGAAATTTGGTGTGTCAAATCTGAAAGAAGCGGAATCTTCATAGGTCCAAGTCCCCCTTGTTTTCGAGGAGTATTAATCCTTTGAAAGAAATGAGATACAGATGTATTTCTCACAAAGATTTATATTCTCTACACAAAGTTAAAAGTCACAAGCCAGAACAGTACACACAGAAGGATTTAGTGCAAGTgacatttttcttgttctgcaCACAAGGGAGATGAATACTATTTATGGCTCGAGCAAAACGTTCAGTAGATCTTTTGCAGTTTTTTGGCCACAACTATTAATAGCGACCTCTTTCTTATCAGTCGTATTCGCTTTATACCAATGTGCTCATGAACTGGGACAGTGTAACGCGTTTATAGATACTTGCAtccttatctctttttttcttttgtatttgaaatattttttggactGACACATGGTATATTTCAAGCAGTACATATTAAACAAGCTTCAAAGATAAAGGTACTTTCACACACTAGGGTTAAAAATTTTtaccactgaaaaatattttaaacatctgtATCAATAGTATCATGCTTTTACACATTATGATATACCTTCGTAGGCTACAAATCTGGGGATGCAGTTCTTCAGCTAAGATGGACCCATGAATAATTTTTAGCAAAAGACAAGGATCAGGTACGTACCATGCTAAGTGAGTGAACTTTGAGTCCACAGAACATGCTACTACTTCGGTATTTATTGCTCTGAATTCTTCAATTCTGTCACTGAAGGCGATTATCTCAGTTGGACATACAAATGTACTAGATAATTTAtaacaagaaaaagacaaaatttcaTGAGACATCCAGTAAATTCTGTTTAACATAAAATGGTGGATTTATCATAAATGGTTTcagcttttacttattttttattgcttcttcAAGTATTTAACCAAAATGCTGCCTGACAAATCTCCCAGCCTCAGACTCTAGCTTAGTTACAAACGGTTTATTACTGAAGAAGATTATAAACCTACGGTTGGCTGACAATTGGGATACAAGTGTTTTTACAATTACTTTCTTTTAGACTTTATGAATATTAAATGGCTGCATTTAAGCACAATATGCCAACTTTTTTCAGAGGAACATACTATAATTTCTTGTTACCCTGCATGTCTGCAAATTTTAACTATTTTGACTTGAACTTTTTCCActacagaagaaataaagtgaTAAAGATCACAATTTCTAGGGCCTCGAAGCTCAGGGCGAAAAGCCATGTTCTTTCCTTTATAATATTAAGGTAGTGATGCATCTCTGTCCTCTTCATTTTGTGGAAAAGAATGGGATTGTCTGGTAGAAAGCTGAGGTGTTTACACTCAACCAGTGAAGTTACTGCATTCTAAATAAAGGAGGGTAATGTTAGATGTTCTTAGGATGTTATGGGAAGAACTTAAAGGGAAAACGCCATCTCTTAATGTTCTACATACACTCTGGAAAACATAGATGGGATGCTGTCTTCTGTTTGCAGCAGCATCATACAGAACGTAAAGGTTGCCTGACGGGGTACTACAGACTGAAAGTTACTTTTTTGTGTGGAGATACAAATCAGTAGACACGCTTATTAGGACAAAGATTGTGTTACAATTTTACCAATGCATGAtaaaaacacaaatgcaaagaatatattttcttctgtcgctcctttcttctcccccaaaccctgaccaaacaaaaaaaacaagacctcaaaaaaagagaaaaattaatgaattacAAGTCTAGCGTAGCTGCACTCGGTCTTGGTATGCCTACAGGGGTCTTACTTACAAGTCAAGAGGATAGAAGAAGAAGACAAGGTATTTTCCTTCATAATCTGTTAATTTCAGCTCTTTAAACTCTCCATTAATGACTGCTGTTCCTTCCCAGTAAGGTGCTGGCTTGGAGACTGAAATACAAAGAACGTTCAATTAAAAGTCAGAATACAAAGCACATGTTCAAACAAAGCTGTTCACTAGCTAGCTTGTGTGCAAGGACAACTGTTCTTCCTTCGGCGTGAAAAACAACCTACTGCACACAGTTACAAAATGAAACTTTCTTACCACTTTCAAAAGCTCACAGCTGGCAGAGGTTACAGGATAATGAAGAAATGGTAGGTTTCAGTACACAAGGAAAGTAAATAATTTGACCAACTTGTGCTTATACATGAGCCCTTTGAATCACTGGTAATCGAGGCCACACAAACCTTATCTGGGCACATTGAACAGACCACGTGTGCACTACCAGCTCATGGCAGAACATCTGTTAGGCTGAAGGGGAAGCTGTTTAGGATTGCAGGAACCCTCGCTATTTTGTTATGAACAGCTGTTGTGAATCAGAAGCCTAAAGATGGTTCAAATTCATATTGTTACTTTTTAGCCATAAAAACCTACTTGGAATTCAAGTCCACAAAAAAATACATGCTACAACACGTTTAGAGACAAATGCCTAAAAATGCAGTGTATATTTGTTAAATTACAACTCTTGAGCAAACTGTAACTTGAAGatagttgtgttttaaaaataatccaattAAAACGcatgaaatgtatttattattcctATCAAAAGGGATTAACCTtgaatttaaaatactaaaagtGATTCTGCCAGGTACTATTTTCATAGTAATGTGAGTTCTGAGACAAAGGGTAGGTATGCTGGAGATAGAAGGTGATCTGAATACACTTGTGATGTCAAGGACATGGACCCCCAGGAACTTGGGGAAATGCTGCCGAGATAAATATGTAGAATCTTAATTATTATCTGAATGATGGCTGCGTCGTTATCTCTCCTTTTCTTAGAACAACCCAGAGCTGTAGAATATAGTTGGTGAGGATCTACAACAAGGACTGCAAAAAATGCCCCAAATCATCAGACACATCGTGCCCCTGAGTGGGAGGGCAGCCTGCTTTGGTTTCACTTGGGACAGTGAACCCACAAGGGACGCAGCAATACAAGTAGAGAGAGTCAGTAGGTATGACTGAtaatttcagtttacattttttGAAGAAATGCTCTTCTTCCTCTCAAGTCTTCTGCAGAATTCTTTCTGACCAGATTTCAAGCTCCAGACTTCTAACTTTTTTTCATTGAGTCTTTCTAGGTATGGGACTGTTTTCAAGTGAGAGCAAGGATTAATCTTCAAGTTATTTTGAGCTGTCCACAATGTTTCAAATGTTGCTCTTTACAAAATAGTGACACCCCTAATCTAATCTCTTTGCAGCAAAACATTCTGTTCAACTGACCTTCAGATTActagggagaaggaaaagaaattaagtaagATATGTTGTATCTTGAcccattttaaaatgaaggtgatatttttggtttaaaaatacttGTCTAAAATGCTGTAATAACTTACATTACAAAGGGAGGAAAACCCAAATAAAATCGGTTACACATATCTTGactggttttccatttttctcataGCATCGTTTTGCAAACGTTTCTAATGGAAGTTATGCCCTGGCTTGGTagaggaaaaggattttaaagctGTAAATTCTCCCAGCGAAGATCGTTTCTACGCGACTTCTCCGTTCTCTGTTCTGCAGAACGGGACTTTTGGAGAGCATCAGACCACTTGGAACAGGTGCCCCTGAACATCTCACTGCGACTCAATTAAAGATGTTTGCACCTAGGTCTGCCATGAAGTATTTAAATCACAAGGGAGCACAGGCACAAAAGCAAGTGACAAAGCAAGCCCAGTAACAACCGGTAAACATTACGAGCGGCGACTGTTCGGTATTTCTAACCACAGCCTGAGCACGAGTTATGCGCTCAGCATGAGTTAAGCTTCCCTTAACTCGTTTGCTATTTCTGGAACCACAGACCTTGCTAAATGTCTGTGAAACGTTAAACTCGCTGCCAATCTACCACCATGAAAATGTGGGTCTGGAAGGGACGGCGGGCCTTCCCTCCGTCCGTCCCGAGGCCTGCCCGGGAGGCCGTACGCACGCTGCTACGGCCAGAAGCCGatgcggggaagggaaggcattCGGGAGCCGCGGGGTGTGCGGCGGGTGCCACTGCCGCAGGGACACCTGCGACCAAAGCGCGACGGTCACCCGGCGGGAGGGCCGTGCGGGGCCAGGGCCTGCTCTCGGCGCAGACGGCGGGCAGCGCCGTCAGGCCGCCCTCAGGGGAACGGCCCCCCGCCGGGGAagagccgcgccgccgccggacCCCGGGGGATCCCaggagggagggacggagggaggacCGCAATCCCGCCCCGCCGTGCTGCCCCTGCTGCGGCGGGCACagggcgccccgcggccgccgacCCCGCCCGGCGCGGAGGGCCAATGCGCTCCGCCTGACGTGGCGCTGCCCCCCGCTCTCCCGCTCCGCGCCCGGGGAGACCGCcggcccccacccccccacccgccccgcgGCCGTTAACGGCCCCGCGGCGCGAGCGTAGGCGCGTTGCGGGCAcctcccccgcgccccggccccgggccgccCCTCGGCGGCAGCGCGACGAGGGGCGCCCGTACGGCATCCCCCGCCCGGAGGCgaggcctctcctctcctccccgcccgccgcccgcgcgTTCCCCGCTCCctcggcagccccggccccgcccggcacCTACTCTTGGCCTGGCTGAGGTGCAGCGAGTGGTCGGAGACGGGCACACGAGCCGCCTCCCCAGGGTAGACCTGCCCCCCCGCGTAGTAATGGCACTGCTCGTCCCCCCGCTGCCGCGCCGGGCGCGGTTCCTCCACCTCCGCCGCTTCGCctcccagcgccgccgccagcaagagcagcagcagcgcggagcgccgggcccgcgccccgccgcccgcccgcagccgccgccgcgccgcctccaTAGCCCGCCGAGCGAGTGCAcgtccccgcggcgcggcggcggaggggcggcggcggggaggagcTTGGCCGGTCCTCTCGCACACGCTCTCAGCCGCACGGCCAGGCCCCCCcggggccgctccccgccgggccgcccgccgccccgcggcggcggctgcgtGAGGAGAGGCGGAGGCCCGGGGCCCGCCGCGCTGCCCTCCGCCCGCAACAGCCGCCCCCAGACCCTGCCTTTCGGTGGGGCTGGGCGCTGCCTGCCGCCTGGGCCCtggggcccgggccgggccgtgccggcGGGGCTGTGGCCTCATGTGCCAGCCGCCTCCGGCCTGTCCCCTATTTAAGCCCCGGAGGAAATGGTAAATTCCGTACATCTctagagaaaaagagaaaagaaaaacacgtGTATGTGGAGAGAGAGCGTGTGTGTAGTCCAGCGTGTGTGATT
This region includes:
- the PRDX4 gene encoding peroxiredoxin-4 isoform X2, yielding MEAARRRLRAGGGARARRSALLLLLLAAALGGEAAEVEEPRPARQRGDEQCHYYAGGQVYPGEAARVPVSDHSLHLSQAKISKPAPYWEGTAVINGEFKELKLTDYEGKYLVFFFYPLDFTFVCPTEIIAFSDRIEEFRAINTEVVACSVDSKFTHLAWINTPRKQGGLGPMKIPLLSDLTHQISKDYGVYLEDQGHALRGLFIIDNKRILRQITMNDLPVGRSVDETLRLVQAFQYTDKHGEVCPAGWKPGSETIKPEEAMRVWWPREEL
- the PRDX4 gene encoding peroxiredoxin-4 isoform X1, with product MEAARRRLRAGGGARARRSALLLLLLAAALGGEAAEVEEPRPARQRGDEQCHYYAGGQVYPGEAARVPVSDHSLHLSQAKISKPAPYWEGTAVINGEFKELKLTDYEGKYLVFFFYPLDFTFVCPTEIIAFSDRIEEFRAINTEVVACSVDSKFTHLAWINTPRKQGGLGPMKIPLLSDLTHQISKDYGVYLEDQGHALRGLFIIDNKRILRQITMNDLPVGRSVDETLRLVQAFQYTDKHGEVCPAGWKPGSETIIPDPAGKLKYFDKLN